Genomic window (Streptomyces yatensis):
TCAGTTCGGCGCGCCGATCGACTTCTCGCTCGACGAGTGCACCGTCCCGTCCCCGGTCTGCGCGCTCGCGCTCATCACCAACACCGGCAGCGATCTCGTCGTACAGCGCGAGGCCCGCTATCTGGTGCCGCAGCGCGGCGTCAGCCCGCAGCGCACCCTCGACCACGCCTACGGCTGGGGCATGAACTGGACGCCCGGCCGCAAGTGAAGTCCCGGTGCACGGGGCGCGGCCGTCAGGGCGCGGCGCTGGGGCGGGCGTAGGTGCGCCCCTTCCAGGCCGCGCCCTGTCCGAGGTGGTGCCGCACCGCCGAGTCCACGGTCATCAGGAGGTAGAGAAGGGCCGTCAGGGGCAGCAGCGGTGCCAGCCACAGGGTCTGCCGGTAGTAGCGCAGCATCGGGATGTAGCTGCCCGCCATGAGGACCCAGGCGGCGGCGCCCAGCGACAGGAGCGCGGGACGCCCCGTCAGCACCCCGGCGGCCACGGCCGCGGGCGGCGCGAGATACACCACCGCCAGCCCCGCGACCGTCATCAGCAACAGCAGCGGATTGTGGCGCAGCTGGGTGTACGCGCTGCGCGTGACCATCCGCCACAGCTCGCCCAGCCGCGGATACGGCCGCACGCTGTCGACCCGGTCGGCCAGCCCCAGCCAGATCCGTCCGCCGGACCGTTTCACCGTGCGGGCCAGCGCCACGTCGTCGATGACCGACTGCCGGATCGCCTCCGGGATCCCGGCCCGCTCGGCGGCCTCCCGGCGCAGCAGCACACAGCCGCCCGCGGCCGCCGCGGTGCGCCCCCGGGGCCGGTTGACCCACCGAAAGGGGTACAGCTGGGCGAAGAAGTAGACGAAGGCGGGCACGATCAGCCGCTCCCAGCCGGTCGCCACCCGCAGCCGCGCCATCTGGGAGACCAGATCCAGTCCGTTCGCCTCGGCCGCGCGCACCAACTCCCGCAGGGAGTCCGGTTCATGGGCGATATCCGCGTCCGTCAGCAGGAGGTAGTCGACGCCGACGTCGTCCTTACGGTCGCCGTCGTCACGGTCGCCGTCGTCACGGCCGCCGTCGTCCCTATGGGCGCCGTCGTCCTTACGGTCCGCGGCGAGACGGGTCGTCGCGAGCGCCATGCCGTGCCGCACCGCCCACAGCTTGCCGGTCCAGCCGGGGCCGGGTTCGCCGGGGGAGTCGACGGTCAGCGGCAGCCCGCCGTACTCCTCGGCCAGTTCACGGGCGAGCTTTCCGGTGCCGTCCGAGCTGCCGTCGTCGATCAGGAAGATCTCCGCCGGCCCCGGATAGTCCTGGGCGAGCAGCGAGGGCAGGCTGGCCCGAAGCACGGCGGACTCGTCCCGGGCGGGCACCACGACGGCCACCGAGGGCCATGCCGCGGGCTCCGGCGGCCCGGAGCCGTCCGGGCCCCTCCGGGGCAGCCGGACGTCCGTACGCCAGAAGAAGCCCTGGCCCAGCAGCAGCCACAGCCATGCGGCCAACGACCCGGCGGCGATCCACATCAGCGCGCTCACCCGCCGAAGTCTGCCCGAAGGTGTGCCCGGCCGTCGGGCGCACCGGACCGATCCATTAAAGTGACCGGGTGAAGATCGCGCTTATGGACTCCGGAATCGGGCTCTTGCCCACCGCCGCCGCGATGCGCCGACTGCGGCCGGACGCCGATCTCCTTCTCTCCTCCGACCCCGCCACCATGCCGTGGGGTCCGCGCACGCCCGAGGACGTCACCGAGCTCGCCCTGGGCTGCGCCCGGGCCGCCGCCGCGCACCGCCCCGACGCGCTGATCGTCGCCTGCAACACCGCCTCCGTCCACGCCCTGCCCGCGCTGCGCGCCGAGCTGGAGCCCGTTCTGCCGGTCGTCGGGACCGTGCCCGCCATCAAGCCCGCGGCGGCCGGGGGAGGTCCGATCGCGATCTGGGCCACCCCGGCCACCACCGGCAGCCCGTACCAGCGCGGACTGATCCGCGACTTCGCGGACGGCGTCGAGGTGACCGAGGTGCCGTGCCCGGGGCTCGCGGACGCGGTGCAGCACGCCGACACCGAGGGGATCGACGCCGCGGTGGCCGCCGCGGCGGCCCGCACCCCGCGCGAGGTAACGACCGTCGTCCTGGGCTGCACCCATTACGAACTGGTCGCCGACCGCATCCGGGCCGCCGTGCAGCAGCCGGACGCGCCGCCGATCGCCCTCCACGGCTCGGCCGGGGCCGTCGCCGCCCAGGCCCTGCGCCGGATCGGCGCCGACCCCTTCCCGCCGGACGGCGCGGCCGCCCCCGGGGGGCTGACCGTCATCCTCGGCGGGCGCGAGGCCGCCTTGCCGGAGGTCGCCCTGACCTACGCCGAGGGAGCGCTGCTGGCACCCGTGGCCCCGGCGCGGGGTTGACAGCGGCGCCTCTTGCGGTGCGCTGACCGAAACGCTCTTCACCAGCGGAATCACTCTCCCCGCTGCCGTGTGGGCGGAATCTGAGTACGCTGCCAACCATGAGGCACCACGACCACGGAACGCCGAGCGCCCACGGGCAGCCGCCCGCGGTCTGGACCGGACGAGCCCACAACCGGGTGCAGTGGGTGCTGGCCGTGGCGGGCGCCGCGTGCCTGGCGCTCGGTGTCGACCTCGCCGTCGACTCACCATGGGGTTCCGGCCTCGCTCCGCTGCTGATGTCCGTCATCGGCTGTGTCGCCGCCGGGCTGCTGATGCTCTTCGGCACCCTCGCCTTCGTCCATGTGGCGGTACGGGTCGACGACGAAGTGCTGGAGATCCGCTGCGGCCATATGGGGCTCCCCCGCCGCCGTATCCCGCTCAGCGATGTGGTCCACGCCGATGTGGCCCGCAAGGTCACCCCCTGCCAGTGGGGCGGCTGGGGCTACCGCTGGCGCCCCGACAAGGGCACGGCGGTGGTGGTGCGCCGGGGCGAGGGCGTGGTGGTCCGCCTCGGGGACGGGCGCGTCTTCACGGTCACGGTGGACGACGCGGAGGCGGCGGTCCGGGTCATCCGCGACCGGCTGCGGCTGATCGCGGCGCGCACCTCCCAGGTCTAGCCGGTCCCCGTTCCCCTCTTGCGGGGGACGGGGATGTCTTTCGGGGGAGGCGCTGTCCGTCGCGGCCATCGGCGGCCCGCATGCACTGTCGTCGGACGCGTTCGAGAGCGCGTGCTCTCCCGCCGTGCCGGGTCTCATGGCACCGCCCCCGGGTCGTCGTTCAGGCGGGCGGTCGCCAGTCCGGCGAGGAGACCCGCTCCCGCGGTGATCTGGGAGAAGCTCAGGGCGTTGCCCAGACAGGACACGACGGCCAGTGCCGTGAGCGCCGCGGCCGCCGTAAGGACCACCGGAGTCGGGCGCGGGGAGCGCCACAGGGCGTGGAGCATCCAGCCGAAGGCGGCGCCCAGCAGGATCACCCCCGGCAGCCCCTGACCGGCCGCCTGCTGCAGCGGCGCCGAATGGGGCTTGGCCTCTGTGCCCTGCGGCTGGGCCGCCGCGGGGCTCAGCTCACCGAAGCGGTCCGGGCCCGCACCGCGCAGCGGGTCCGTCTCCTCGATACGGACCGCGTCCTGCCACAGCCGGATCCGGTGCTCGGTGAGATGGGCGCGCAGGGCGGGCGGGAGACCGCCCGGGACCGCGTCCTTGGACACCGCCCAGGTGCCGCCGACCGCGACCGCCGCGATCAGCACACATACGGCGAGCGCCGGCAGCCGGTGCCGGCGCCGGGCGGCGGTGAGCGAGCACACCAGGACGGCCCCGCTCGCGACCGCGCCCGCCGTCGAGCCGGCCATCGCGGCTGTCAGCGTGATCGCCGTGGCCAGCAGCCACAGCGCCGGGCGAAGCGCCCGCGGGGCGGCCCAGGCCGCACAGCAGACCGCGCCCGTGGCCAGGGTGAGCTGTCCCGGGCCCGCTCCCTCATGGCCGGTGAGCCCATACGGCGAGGCGCAGGCCAGGCCGAACCCCGCGAGCCCGGCGGCCGCCGTCGAGGCCACCGGCAGCAGCGAGCCGGCCATCCGGCCGCAGGCGTAACCGGCGGCCACCGCCAGCACCGCCAGCAGCACCCCCTCGGGGCGGGCCGGCCGCCCCATGGCCGCGATCAGGGCCCAGACGGCGCAGCCGGCCAGGATCAGAACCCCCGCGATATCGGATGCGCCGGCACATCCGTCGGCCGGTCTGCCGTGGTCCTGCACGACAGGCTCCACCACTGATGACGTCATCCCGTCGACCCCCCGTCGTGACGGGCACCGCACCGACACGCCTTACGGCCGTGGTGCGAGCCATGACACCCGAAACCGTAGCGCTTGTCATAAGGAATGTGTATATGGTGCGCAGAAACGATGAGTCGGTCGTGAAACACCCGCCGCGGAGGGCGCCGTTCGGCCGCCGTGCGCGCCCCCTTTTCCGCCCGATACGCTCGGCCCATGCCGACCCCCGACTTCATCCGTGACCTCAGGGCCTCCATCGGTCACCAACTGCTGTACCTGCCGGGCGTGAGCGCCGTGGTCTTCGACGACCAGGGGCGGGTGCTGCTGGGCCGCCGGGCCGACAACGGCCGCTGGACGATCATCTGCGGCATCCCCGAACCCGGTGAGCAGCCGGCCACGGCGGTGGTCCGCGAGGTGGCGGAGGAGACGGCGGTGCGCTGTGTCCCCGAACGCATCGTGCTCGTACGGACCCTGGCGCCGGTGACCTACCCCAACGACGACCGGTGCCAGTTCGTGGACGTCTGCTTCCGCTGCCGCGCGGTCGGCGGCGAGGCGCGGGTGAACGACGACGAGTCGCTGGACGTCGGCTGGTTCCCGCTCGACGCGCTGCCCGAGATGGAGGACTTCTCCCTGTCCCGTATCAAGCAGGCGCTCGAGGACGGCCCGACATGGTTCGAGCCCACCGTCGCGGAGTGAAGTATGTGCCGCCCCCACATCGGACCGGGCCCCAGGGCTGCCTAATGTGCCCCTCATGAGCGCGTCCACCACACCAGGCCCGGGCCCCCGGCCGTCCGACGGCCTCGATCTGTCCGGCCGTACCGCACTTGTCACGGGCGCCGCCGGGGGCATCGGCCGGGCCTGTACGCTGCGGCTGGCCACCGCCGGGGCGCGGGTGCGGGCCGTCGATCTGGACGCCGAGGGCCTCACCGACCTGGTCGCCGCGGCCTCCGGACTGCCCGGCCCGGTCGAGGCCCACCCCCTCGACCTCACCGACCTCGACGCCGCCGAACGGGTCGCCGCCGGCATCGACATCCTGGTCAACAACGCCGGGCTGCAACTCGTCCGGCCCATCGAGGACTTTCCGCCCGAGGTCTTCTCCCGGGTGCTCACCGTGATGCTCGAGGCCCCGTTCCGGCTGGTGCGCGGCGCGCTGCCGCATATGTACGCACAGGGCTGGGGCCGGATCGTCAACGTCTCCTCGGTGCACGGGCTGCGCGCCTCCCCGTACAAGTCGGCCTATGTGGCCGCCAAACACGGTCTGGAGGGGCTCTCCAAGGTCGCCGCCCTGGAGGGCGCGGCGCACGGGGTGACCTCCAACTGCGTCAACCCCGGCTATGTGCGCACCCCGCTCGTGGAGCGGCAGATCGCCGACCAGGCCGAGGCCCACGGGATCTCGCCGGAGCGGGTCGTCGCCGAGGTGATGCTGGCCGATACGGCGGTCAAGCGGCTGGTCGAACCCGATGAGGTCGCCGAGGCCGTCGCGTATCTCTGCGGTCCGCACACGTCCTTCGTCACCGGTGCCTCGCTGAGTATGGACGGCGGATGGAGCGCCCACTGAGCGGCCCATCGGATCGGTCACCGGGCGACGAGGGCCGATTGGCTCAGCCACCGGGCCACGAAAACCAATTGGCTCAGCCATTGGCGGACAGTGGCCGATTGGCTCAGCCACTGGCGGACAAATTGGCTCAGCCATCGACGGACGGTGGTCCATTGGCTCAGCCACCAGGCCGCGTATTGCCCGGCCGCTCCATAGAAGGGGTACCGGGCCGCCTTACGGCTGGCGTCGTCGGGCCCGGCGGGAGTATGCCTGTGACCATGCCCGACGACCGGCCGGAGGCCCCCTACCTGGAACTGCTCGTACGCGGCGCGCCCGCCGAGGCGTACGAGCGCCCGGTGCTGCGCGCCCGCGCCGACAAGGCCCCGGCCGACCGGCTGGCGGCCCTGGAGAGCGCCAAGCTGCTCGCCCTGCGGGTGCGCGGCGAGCTGGAGGGGCGACGGCGCCGCGAGGCCGAACTGTCCGCCCTCTACGAGACCGCCCACGACCTGGCGGGGCTGCGCGATCTGGACGCGGTGCTCCAGGCCATCGTGCAGCGCGCCCGCTCCCTGCTGGGCACCGAGGTCGCCTATCTGACGCTGAACGATCCGACGGCCGGTGACACCTATATGAGGGTCACCGACGGTTCGGTCTCGGCCCGCTTCCAGCAGCTGCGGCTCGGCATGGGGGAGGGGCTCGGCGGCCTGGTGGCCCAGACCGCCCGCCCCTATGTCACCGAGAGCTACTTCCACGATCCGCGGTTCCAGCACACCCACACCATCGACGCGGGCGTCAGGGACGAGGGGCTCGTGGCCATCCTCGGGGTGCCGCTGCTGCTCGGCAGCGGTGTCATCGGCGTGCTGTTCGCGGCCGACCGCCGGGCCCGGGTGTTCGAACGCGAGCAGACGGCCCTGCTCGGTTCGTTCGCCGCCCATGCCGCCGTGGCCATCGACACCGCCCATCTGCTCGCCGAGACCCGTGCGGCGCTCGCCGAGCTGGAGGCCGCCAACGAGATCATCCGGGACCGCAGCCGGGTCATCGAGCGCGCCTCCGAGGTCCACGACCGGCTCACCGAGCTGGTGCTGCGCGGTGGCGGGGTGCACGACGTGGCCGATGCCGTGGCCGAGGTGCTCAGCGGTTCCGTGGAGTTCCTCGAGGTCGGCGAGGCGCCCGCGGCGGCCGTCGACCGGTCCCGGGCCGACGGCCACGCGGTGCGCGACGGCGAGGAGGACTGGGTCGCCGCCGTCTCGGCGGGTGGCGAACTGCTCGGCGCGCTCGTGCTGCGCGGCCACCCCCGGCTCGACCCCATGGACCAGCGCACCCTGGAGCGCGCCGCGATGGTCACCTCGCTGCTGCAGCTCGCCCGCCGCTCGGCGGGCGAGGCCGAACAGCGGGTGCGCGGTGAGCTCCTGGACGACCTCCTCGACACCCCCGACCGCGAGCCCCGGCTGCTGCGCGAGCGCGCCGCGCGCCTGCGGGCGGACCTGGACACGCCCCATGTGGTGCTCGCCGCGGGCATCGAGGCCCTGGACAGCGGCGCCCCCGCCACCGGTTCCGCCGCCGCACACGGAAGCGGCCCCGGCGGCACACCCGGAAGCGGACCGGGTGCGACACCGGGAAGCAGATCAGGCGGCGCACCCGGCGGTGGGCCCGGTGGCGCGCCCGCCGAGGACGCCGAGGGCCGTCGGCGGCTGTGGTCCGCCGCGTCCCATCTGGCGGTCACCCGGCACGGTCTGGCCGCCACCCGCGACGGCGGCACCGTGCTGCTGCTGCCGCTGGCCGACGGCGACACCGCCGACGCCCTCGCCCGCCGCACCGCCCGGCAGTTGGGCACCGCCGTACACGCCGCGGTCACCGTCGGCGCCTCCGCACCCGTCCCCGCGCCCGCCGCACGGCCCGGGGAGGTCGCCGCGGGCTATGCCGAGGCGCGGCGCTGTCTGGCCGCCCTGCGGGTGCTGGGCCGGGCCGGACAGGGCGCCGCCGCCGAGGACTTCGGCTTTCTCGGGCTGCTGCTGGCCGGTACCCGCGAGGGCGCCCCGGACGGCACCGGCGTCCAGGACTTCGTGACCCGCACCGTGGGCGCGGTCATCGACTACGACGAGCGGCGCGGCACCGAGCTGATCCGCACCCTCGACGCGTACTTCGCCGGCGGCATGAGCCCGGCCCGTACGAAGGACGCCCTCCACGTGCACGTCAACACGGTGGCGCAGCGGCTGGAGCGGGTCGGGCGGCTGCTCGGCCCCGACTGGCAGTCGCCCGCCCGCTCCCTGGAGATCCAGCTCGCCCTGCGGCTGCACCGCCTGGCCTCGGCCGTGGGCTACTGAGCCGAGGCCGAACGGGCCGTGCGCTCCGCCGCGTCCGGTGCCGGCCGCGGGGACGGGGCCGAGGTCGGTTCGACGGCGGCCAGATCGCGGTCCCGGGTCTCCTTGGCGACGCCCACGGCCACCAGGGTGAGCAGGGCCGCCGCGATCACATAGAGGGCGATCGGGGTGGCGCTGCCGTAGTCGGCCAGGAGCGCGGTGGCGATCAGCGGGGCGGGCGCACCGGCCGCGACGGACGCGAACTGCGCGCCGATCGACGCCCCCGAGTACCGCATCCGGGTCGCGAACATCTCGGAGAAGAAGGCCGCCTGGGGCGCGTACATGGCCCCGTGGAAGACCAGCCCGACCGTCACGGCGAGCAAGAGGGCCGGGAAGCCCTTGGTGTCGATGAGGAGGAAGAACGGGAAGGCCCACGCGCCCACGCCCACCGCGCCCAGCAGATACACCGGGCGGCGCCCGATCCGGTCCGACAGCGCGCCCCATGCCGGGATGACCGCGAAGTGCACGGCCGAGGCGATCAGTACGGCGTTGAGCGCGGTCTGCTTGCCGAGGCCCACATGGTCGGAGGTCGCGTAGACCAGGACGAAGGCGGTGATGACGTAGTAGCTGATGTTCTCCGCCATCCGTGCGCCCATGGCGATCAGCACATCGCGCCAGTGGTGGCGCAGGACCGCCACCAGCGGCATCTTCTCGGTGGTCGCCTCGCCCGCGGCCGCCTTACGGGCCTCGGCTCGGGCCTGTGCCGCCTTGAAGACCGGCGATTCATCGACAGAGAGACGAATCCACAGGCCGACCAGGACCAGCACCCCCGAGAGCAGGAACGGCACCCGCCACCCCCACGACTCGAAGGCGCTGTCGGAGAGCAGGGCGGTGAGCGCGGAGAGCACCCCCGTGGCCAGCAACTGCCCGGCCGGGGCGCCGGTCTGCGGCCAGGACGCCCAGAATCCGCGCCGTCGCGCGTCCCCGTGCTCCGACACCAGCAGCACCGCCCCGCCCCATTCGCCGCCGAGCGCGAAGCCCTGGATCAGACGCAGCGCGGTGAGCAGTACGGGCGCGGCCGAACCGACCGTGGCGTGGGTGGGCAGCAGCCCGATGGCGCAGGTCGCGCCGCCCATCATCAGCAGACTCAGGATCAGCAGCTTCTTACGGCCGAGCCGGTCGCCGTAATGGCCGAAGACCAGGGCGCCGACCGGGCGGGCGGCGAAGCCGACCGCGTAGGTCAGGAACGACAGCAGCGTGCCGACGAGCGGATCCGAGTCCGGGAAGAAGAGCTTGTTGAAGACGAGCGCGGCCGCCGAGCCGTAGAGGAAGAAGTCGTACCACTCGATGGTGGTGCCGATCAGGCTCGCGGCGACGATACGGCGCAGCGAACCGGGCGGGGTCGGGGGAGCGGAGGCCGGAGAATCCGGGGTGGTCATGGGTCACCACTTCCGAGCGGGGTGCGGGGACGATTTTGTGTTGCCACACCGTAGAAATGCGCACTTCGGCTCGGATATGTAGGCGGGCGACACACTTCACCCGGCCGCTGTGGTGATCCGCCCCGCCCAGGACGCCCCGGGTCGGCGCGTCCCGCCCCGAATGCCCCCTAGTCGGCCCGTCCCATCCGCGGCTAGTCGGCCCGTCCCATCCGCGGCCGCCGCACCTTGCCGAGCTGGAGCATGGCGGCGCCGAGCTGGTCCCCGGTGAGCGAGGGGGCCGGGAGCGGGTGGGACCCCTCGGGGCGCAGTCCGTCGAGCAGCAGGGCCAGATAGCGGCGCCAGGCCAGCGGTGCGGCGACGGTCGAGCCGGGGACCGCGCGGCCGAGCGCGGCCAGCAGGAACAGCAGGTCCTCCGCGGTGGCGTCCTTACGGGCCGCGCCCTGCTCCTGCGCACGGCGCAGAAGGACGTCGAGCGTCTTGTGGTTCTCCTTACGGAGCGCGTCGAGCGAGGGGACGCCCTGGATGCCGGTGGTCATCAGGTCGTTGGTGCCCCGGTCGGCGGCGAGCAGCCCGAATATGCGCTCCAGATAGGCCGTCAGGCCGATCCAGGCGTCCGGCGCCGAGCGGGCCTCCTCGGCGGCCCGCAGGATGTCCCGCAGGGAATCGCCGAATACCGCCTCGATGAGTTCCGCCCGGCCGGCGAACCGCCGGTAGAGAGTGGCGCTGCCGACTCCGGCCCGACGGGCGATGTCGTCGAGCGGGGCGTCCACACCCTGATCCGTGTAGATCTCCCGGGCGGCAGCTATCAGCATCTCGCGGTTGCGCCGTGCGTCTCGGCGCAACGGTGTCTCTTTCTCCACACGGCTGCCCATGGCCCGCAACCCTAACACTAACCGGGGGAATCTCTCCGGTTAGGTGTTCAGATCATTGAAGGAACGGGGAACGATCCCCGATTCCGGTTTCGGGGGAAGCCGCGATCGGCCGCTGCGGGAGGGCGTGATCGACGGCCCGCCTCAGCAGGGGACGCTCGACGGACCGCCCCGGTCCGCCGAGCGCCAGTGCGTTCAGCGTGGTTCCGGAATCATGCGCAGCGGACCGGCCGTGAGGCTCATCTGCGGCCTCGGCCGGATCTTCGTCCGCGGAATCGGGCGCATCCGCCAGCGGCCCGCGATCGCGGCCAGGGCGAGCGTCGCCTCCGTCATGCCGAAGACGTCGCCGATGCACTTCCGGCTGCCACCGCCGAACGGCAGATACGCGCCGCGCGCCACGTCCTTGGCCCGCTCGGGAAGCCAGCGGTCGGGGTCGAAGGATTCCGGGTCGGGGAAGAGGGCCGGATCGCGGTGCAGCACATACGGGCTGATCAGCACGTCCGACGCCGGGGGCAGCCGCCGTCCGCCGAGCTCGGTGGCCTCGGTGGTGGTCCGGGTGACCAGCCACGCGGGCGGGAAGAGCCGCAGCGCCTCGCTGAACACCCGCTGGGTGTGGGCGAGCCGGGGGACGTCGGCGTAGCGCGGGGCCCGCCCGCCCAGCACCTCGTCGACCTCGGCGTGCAGCGCGGCCTCGGCCCGGGGATTGCGGCCGAGCAGGAACCAGGCCCAGGTCAGCGCGGAGGCGGTGGTCTCGATCCCGGCCAGCAGCAGGGTCATGACCTGGTCGTGGATCTCCTGGTCCGACATCGTGCCGCCGGTCTCGTCGTCCTGCGCGGCGAAGAGCGCGGACAGCACATCGCCGCGGTCGCCGTCGTCCGCCCGCTTGTAGTCGTCGATCATGCGGTCGATGAGCTGGTTGAGCCGGGTGAGCGCGTCGTCGAAGCGCCGGTTCGCCGCGAGCGGGAGCCTGGCCATGAGCCCGGTGGGGTCGATCGCCTGCCGGTAGGCGCCCTCCACGACGATGGGCAGACAGTGCTGGATCTCGGCCACGGCATGCGGCGCCATATCGGTCGAGAAGAGCGCACGGGCCGTCACCCGCGCGGTGAGCGCGAGCATCTCATGGCTCACGTCGAGGGGACGGCCCGCCGTCCACGCCGTCGACTCGGCCTCGCACTCCTCCTCCATCACCTCGGCGTACGTGGCGATCCGGGCGGCCTGGAAGGCGGGCTGCACCAGCCGGCGCTGCCGTCGGTGGTCCGCCCAGTCGGAGGTGATCAGGCCGTTGCCCAGGATGGGCTTCGCCTTCTCCTTGACCGGCCCGCCGGTGTCGTAGATCCGCGCGTTCACCAGCACCTGCTGGACCAGTTCCGGATGACAGGGCAGAAAGACCGGCCGGGGCCCCAGCCGGAGCTCGACCAGATCGCCGTAGGCGGGCAGGGAGGCCAGGAACTGAAGTGGCTTGCGGCCCATCAGCAGGGCATGGCCGGCCAGCGGAAGCCGGCCGGGGGCGAGGGCGTGCCGCCAGTGGCGCGTCGCCGGATGCTGCGCGGTCCTCATGCGGAAGATGTCCTTCGCTCGCGAGGTGGAGAGTACGGAAGGTACGGGGCGTCCGGTCCGGGGCGGACCCCGGACCGGACGTCGTCAGCGTGGCTCGCACACCATGGGCAGCGGGCCGGGTTCGAGCGTCGCCTTCGGCTCGGGGCGCAACGTCGTCCCGGGCACCGGGCGAAGACGCCACCGACTCGCGATCGTCGCCACGATCAGGGCGGTCTCGGTCAGCGCCAGGACGT
Coding sequences:
- a CDS encoding 3-hydroxybutyrate dehydrogenase yields the protein MSASTTPGPGPRPSDGLDLSGRTALVTGAAGGIGRACTLRLATAGARVRAVDLDAEGLTDLVAAASGLPGPVEAHPLDLTDLDAAERVAAGIDILVNNAGLQLVRPIEDFPPEVFSRVLTVMLEAPFRLVRGALPHMYAQGWGRIVNVSSVHGLRASPYKSAYVAAKHGLEGLSKVAALEGAAHGVTSNCVNPGYVRTPLVERQIADQAEAHGISPERVVAEVMLADTAVKRLVEPDEVAEAVAYLCGPHTSFVTGASLSMDGGWSAH
- a CDS encoding MFS transporter, translating into MTTPDSPASAPPTPPGSLRRIVAASLIGTTIEWYDFFLYGSAAALVFNKLFFPDSDPLVGTLLSFLTYAVGFAARPVGALVFGHYGDRLGRKKLLILSLLMMGGATCAIGLLPTHATVGSAAPVLLTALRLIQGFALGGEWGGAVLLVSEHGDARRRGFWASWPQTGAPAGQLLATGVLSALTALLSDSAFESWGWRVPFLLSGVLVLVGLWIRLSVDESPVFKAAQARAEARKAAAGEATTEKMPLVAVLRHHWRDVLIAMGARMAENISYYVITAFVLVYATSDHVGLGKQTALNAVLIASAVHFAVIPAWGALSDRIGRRPVYLLGAVGVGAWAFPFFLLIDTKGFPALLLAVTVGLVFHGAMYAPQAAFFSEMFATRMRYSGASIGAQFASVAAGAPAPLIATALLADYGSATPIALYVIAAALLTLVAVGVAKETRDRDLAAVEPTSAPSPRPAPDAAERTARSASAQ
- a CDS encoding NUDIX hydrolase, which translates into the protein MPTPDFIRDLRASIGHQLLYLPGVSAVVFDDQGRVLLGRRADNGRWTIICGIPEPGEQPATAVVREVAEETAVRCVPERIVLVRTLAPVTYPNDDRCQFVDVCFRCRAVGGEARVNDDESLDVGWFPLDALPEMEDFSLSRIKQALEDGPTWFEPTVAE
- a CDS encoding helix-turn-helix domain-containing protein, which produces MPVTMPDDRPEAPYLELLVRGAPAEAYERPVLRARADKAPADRLAALESAKLLALRVRGELEGRRRREAELSALYETAHDLAGLRDLDAVLQAIVQRARSLLGTEVAYLTLNDPTAGDTYMRVTDGSVSARFQQLRLGMGEGLGGLVAQTARPYVTESYFHDPRFQHTHTIDAGVRDEGLVAILGVPLLLGSGVIGVLFAADRRARVFEREQTALLGSFAAHAAVAIDTAHLLAETRAALAELEAANEIIRDRSRVIERASEVHDRLTELVLRGGGVHDVADAVAEVLSGSVEFLEVGEAPAAAVDRSRADGHAVRDGEEDWVAAVSAGGELLGALVLRGHPRLDPMDQRTLERAAMVTSLLQLARRSAGEAEQRVRGELLDDLLDTPDREPRLLRERAARLRADLDTPHVVLAAGIEALDSGAPATGSAAAHGSGPGGTPGSGPGATPGSRSGGAPGGGPGGAPAEDAEGRRRLWSAASHLAVTRHGLAATRDGGTVLLLPLADGDTADALARRTARQLGTAVHAAVTVGASAPVPAPAARPGEVAAGYAEARRCLAALRVLGRAGQGAAAEDFGFLGLLLAGTREGAPDGTGVQDFVTRTVGAVIDYDERRGTELIRTLDAYFAGGMSPARTKDALHVHVNTVAQRLERVGRLLGPDWQSPARSLEIQLALRLHRLASAVGY
- a CDS encoding glutamate racemase — translated: MKIALMDSGIGLLPTAAAMRRLRPDADLLLSSDPATMPWGPRTPEDVTELALGCARAAAAHRPDALIVACNTASVHALPALRAELEPVLPVVGTVPAIKPAAAGGGPIAIWATPATTGSPYQRGLIRDFADGVEVTEVPCPGLADAVQHADTEGIDAAVAAAAARTPREVTTVVLGCTHYELVADRIRAAVQQPDAPPIALHGSAGAVAAQALRRIGADPFPPDGAAAPGGLTVILGGREAALPEVALTYAEGALLAPVAPARG
- a CDS encoding TetR/AcrR family transcriptional regulator codes for the protein MGSRVEKETPLRRDARRNREMLIAAAREIYTDQGVDAPLDDIARRAGVGSATLYRRFAGRAELIEAVFGDSLRDILRAAEEARSAPDAWIGLTAYLERIFGLLAADRGTNDLMTTGIQGVPSLDALRKENHKTLDVLLRRAQEQGAARKDATAEDLLFLLAALGRAVPGSTVAAPLAWRRYLALLLDGLRPEGSHPLPAPSLTGDQLGAAMLQLGKVRRPRMGRAD
- a CDS encoding cytochrome P450; amino-acid sequence: MRTAQHPATRHWRHALAPGRLPLAGHALLMGRKPLQFLASLPAYGDLVELRLGPRPVFLPCHPELVQQVLVNARIYDTGGPVKEKAKPILGNGLITSDWADHRRQRRLVQPAFQAARIATYAEVMEEECEAESTAWTAGRPLDVSHEMLALTARVTARALFSTDMAPHAVAEIQHCLPIVVEGAYRQAIDPTGLMARLPLAANRRFDDALTRLNQLIDRMIDDYKRADDGDRGDVLSALFAAQDDETGGTMSDQEIHDQVMTLLLAGIETTASALTWAWFLLGRNPRAEAALHAEVDEVLGGRAPRYADVPRLAHTQRVFSEALRLFPPAWLVTRTTTEATELGGRRLPPASDVLISPYVLHRDPALFPDPESFDPDRWLPERAKDVARGAYLPFGGGSRKCIGDVFGMTEATLALAAIAGRWRMRPIPRTKIRPRPQMSLTAGPLRMIPEPR
- a CDS encoding O-antigen ligase family protein; translation: MVEPVVQDHGRPADGCAGASDIAGVLILAGCAVWALIAAMGRPARPEGVLLAVLAVAAGYACGRMAGSLLPVASTAAAGLAGFGLACASPYGLTGHEGAGPGQLTLATGAVCCAAWAAPRALRPALWLLATAITLTAAMAGSTAGAVASGAVLVCSLTAARRRHRLPALAVCVLIAAVAVGGTWAVSKDAVPGGLPPALRAHLTEHRIRLWQDAVRIEETDPLRGAGPDRFGELSPAAAQPQGTEAKPHSAPLQQAAGQGLPGVILLGAAFGWMLHALWRSPRPTPVVLTAAAALTALAVVSCLGNALSFSQITAGAGLLAGLATARLNDDPGAVP
- a CDS encoding glycosyltransferase is translated as MWIAAGSLAAWLWLLLGQGFFWRTDVRLPRRGPDGSGPPEPAAWPSVAVVVPARDESAVLRASLPSLLAQDYPGPAEIFLIDDGSSDGTGKLARELAEEYGGLPLTVDSPGEPGPGWTGKLWAVRHGMALATTRLAADRKDDGAHRDDGGRDDGDRDDGDRKDDVGVDYLLLTDADIAHEPDSLRELVRAAEANGLDLVSQMARLRVATGWERLIVPAFVYFFAQLYPFRWVNRPRGRTAAAAGGCVLLRREAAERAGIPEAIRQSVIDDVALARTVKRSGGRIWLGLADRVDSVRPYPRLGELWRMVTRSAYTQLRHNPLLLLMTVAGLAVVYLAPPAAVAAGVLTGRPALLSLGAAAWVLMAGSYIPMLRYYRQTLWLAPLLPLTALLYLLMTVDSAVRHHLGQGAAWKGRTYARPSAAP